CAGTCAGTTGAAAGTGTTTGAACCACCGTACGACGATGTCCACCCGTACGTCGAGCGGTATCTCACAAAACTAGACTGAAAACACGTCGAGATTCTATTTTCTTCACCTGCAGACCGAAAGCGCCAGCGAGCGGCTTAGTTGTTGAGCGAACCCAACAGGAACGACCCAAACATAACCTGCAATCCCAGCACCACAGCCACAGTCGCAACCACGTCAGCAACCGCAATCGGAAGCGCACTGAAGCCACTCGTCACCCACGTGTAAGCCAGGAACCCACCATAGGCAAGTCCACCGAGCAACACCGCAGCACCAATCGTTGCGCCACGTTCTAACGACAACCGCTTCGTGAACCACGTCGTGAACGGGTCACTCGACCCACGGACAGGGTCGGACGAAACCGTCGCAAACGCACCGAACATCATCAGTTGGAACCCAGCGAGCGTCAGCAGACCCCCACCGATACCGGTGTGAATCCCGAAGGTCGCTCCACCAAGCTCGACGCCAGTCCACGCCAACAACAGCGCCAACAGACCAACCACTGACAGCCCGAACCCTGGCGCAGAGAACAGGTATCCAGGCGCATTGACGAGCATGAACCGAACGTGCCGCCAGCCGTCGGGGAAGCTCTCCAGATTTGCCTCACCCTCGCGTGGGTGGTACGTAATCGGCTTCTCGGAGATCTCCAAGTCCTTCGCACCGGCTTCCATGATCATCTCCGAAGCGAACTCCATGCCGGTCGAGTCGCACTCCATCGTCTCCCAGGCGTCGCGGGTGAACACACGCATCCCGGAGTGAGCGTCACTCACACCGGCTCCGTAGAACACGTTCAGGAACTTCGTCAGAAGCGGGTTCCCAACGTGCTCGTGAAGCGGCGGCATCGAGCCAGGGAGAATCTCGCCCTCCAGGCGGGAACCCATGGCCATGTCCGCCTCACCGGACTGCACGAGCTCGAGCAACTTCGGGAGTTCTTCGAAGTCGTAGGTCGTGTCGGCGTCACCCATCGCGATGTAGTCACCACGGGTGCGCTCGAACGCGTAGAGGTAGGCGTAACCGTACCCCTTCTTGTCGGGCTCGATGACGATGGCTCCCATCTCCTGGGCGATTTCAGGTGTTCGGTCGGTCGAACTGTCGGCGACGACGATTTCGCCGTACACTTGGAGTTCTTCGAGCGCGTTTTTTATGCGGTCGATACACTCGGCGATGCCTCCCTCTTCGTTGAGGGTCGGCATGACGACCGAGAGGGTCGGTGTGATGTCACTGTGCCTCGAGAGGAGAAGCTCGTCACCGCTTTTGTGGACGTCCGCTGCGGACTGTCCGTTGTGGGCCCCCCCAGATTGGATTTCTCCGTCGGAAACTGATTGCAGACTCATATGCTGGTTCTCGTCGCTTTGCCACTGCTGTGTGACTCTTCACACTGAGCGAGAGCCCACAGACTGGGCTGGCGCGTATTATGGAGTACAAGAAAGTACTGGCTTAAAGAGTTTATCTTCTAAGAAGTCTATATTTCTGATAGGTGTTGGGTACAATACATATTGTTCTATGATGCGTTTCCCAGATGCGGTCGACAGAACCCGAGTCCGACGAAGTGGCGCCGACGGCCGCCACGAACGGACGATAACCTCGACCCTGAGTAGGGAGGCGACGTAAAGGTATAACAACGATATGGGCGTTTTACCTCTGACGATTTCACCACTTCGCCTCGGGGGCGCCGCCGTCGATACCCTGGACCCACAGAGTGGGACCTTACTCTGCTCTCGTCTCGATTGCCGACGCGAAGTCCAAACACGCTCGCTTGAACGCCTCCCGAGCGTCATCGTCAACCAACGCCCCCACGGGGAACTTCGTCTCACCATCGACCGGATCGACGCTCGCTGCATCGATCGCAGCGAGGTCTGCATACCATCCCTCAAGCACACGTCGGTCCCACGTCGCTTCGCCCTTATTGTGCATATGTGCGGGTTGCCAGAAGCTAATCTCGCCTTTCGCGTTCACGGTGAACATCCCGTTACTGCCGCCAATTACCTCCCATCGAGCAGTCACACTCACGTTCGCGCTTCCGCCGAAGTCGTACGAGTCGGCTTCGTCCTGGATGAACTCGTAGAGGTCACGAATCGCAGCAGCTTCTCCACGAGAGAGCGTCCCCTCGCGTTCTTTCGCCGCAACGTCCGCCAATAGGTCGTCTTCGTCGTGCGTCGGTCTCGTCGTCGAGGACTTCGCACTCCGAGCATCTTCTGTCTGCCCGTACAACCGCGGGACGAACGCGGTCTTCGACTCGCCCGCGTACTGCTTGACTTCGACACCGAACACCTCGACCGACGAGAACTCTTCGTTGAGGAACTCGATGACACGCTTCAACTCGCTCGGGAGATCGTCAGCGACGAACAGCAAACGAACCTGTCTCGAACGGAGGTTCTTCTCGACGAGCTCCCACACGTCACCTGTGTCGTCTTCGCCGACGACTGCAGTGAGCACCTGTTCGGGAGAACGGCCGTGTTCTTCACACGTCTCGGTAAACTGCTCTCGGAGGTACGCACCATCCCAGTACAGACACGCGTGCGAGATGTAGTCGAGCAGTTGGCCGACGACCTCTCGGCGGATACGGGTATCTTCTGCCCGCTTGACTTCGACGACAGTCGGGACACCATCTTGGTCGATGAACAGGTGGTCGGCAGACCATCGCTCGCCGCCTCCTTTGGCATCAGGAACACTCAGCTCTCGACCGATGAGTGCCCACTGCTTCGGTTCCTGACCGTTCATCTGGTCGCCAGCGAGCAACCGCGGATACTCGACGAGACTCTTCTGGAGGACGGATTCGTACTCGTAGGGCTGTTCGGTCATTTCGATGAGCGTTCCGTCTTCTTCGAGTAAGATTCCACCATCCATCGTATCTGTCTACTCAGATTGAAGGCAACGTGATAAGTTCTGGTACAGTATTGCGTTTTTGACGAGCAGAGTCGCCTAATTCCACAATTCCCGATGTTGTGAGTGAGAGTCGATACGTCCGGACGTCCTGACGACAATGTATACGAGGAGAACAGTGACTTCTGAGATGATCTTACGCCAGATGCTGCTGGTCCACTCATCAACATCCGTCACTGTCCGAGGTCTTCACCCCGCTGTTACTCGGCGCGTGCGTATGCCTGGAGGTCAGCATCAAGTTCGTCTTCGTCGACGCCGAGAACGTGTGCTAGTATCGACGTCGAATAGTCATGTGCTGCCAAATATGCCCCAATAGCGGATGTGCCGCACTCGACGACAGCGATTGGAACGCCCGCTTCCAGACTCGGCTTCCGAATGTTGCTGTACGAGAGTTGCACCGAGTTCGTAGATGCAACCTCGTCACGGAGGGCGCCCCACAGCCGGCCTCGTTCGAGCGGGTCTCGTGATGGCGGATCGTCGCTGTCGACGTTGGGGTCAGCAAACTTGACGACGCCGGGTGGAATGCGTGTCCGAGATACCCCGGTCCGTGACAGGGGAACGAGCGAACGGGTATACTCCCGCTTTGTCGTATGCACACCTTCGGACCGATTGAGCATGTGCGTGTCGACAATCTCTGCGACCGCTTCGACCGAGATGACGTCTGCGACGGCGTCGTCATCAACAGCCTTCTCTGAGTTACGCAGTGATTGTGGTTCAGCTGTCTCGTCGAGATGGTCGAGTGCGGCGGAAACGTGGGCGTTTCGTGGGACATAGTACGCATGCGCAGAGCCCGACGGTTCGTACCGGCCAGTGGTGGTGACTGCAACGAGCGTACCGTCTTCGAATTCGCGGTCGATTTCAAGCGTTCGCATTAGTGGCTCACCTCCTTGAACTCAGTATACGCTCCGTTAAGCACGGTCAGCATGGTGCCGTCGCGAACGAGGAAGACAACATCTAACTCGTCGTGATAACGGGCCTCGGCGTACTCGTACCCCGCAACGTCGATTGGCGAAGCGTCTCCCCAGGCGACAAGCGGTGATGAAAACGGGTCGCCACTACGTTGGACGAACCGAAAGTCAGCGTGGTGGGTCACCCACGGTGTTTGTGTTTGTGTGGTTGGCGCTTCAGTAGGTGGCTGTGCAGACGGCGTCGTGGATGTGTGTGAAACGGACATGGCTATCGCTACGCGAGTGTGGTATTGCTGTGGACGCAGACGCGAACGGGCGGTCGTCCAGGGTCTGTTCGTTCTGTACTCGATACGAGGACTGATACCCACTTAATTGTTTGGGAGAATTATGGGGTTTGAGGGGGTTAAGAGTCCAGAAAACGGCGTTTCAGGTATCTAAATTTCTGGTCTGATGTTATTGTATATTGGCGCGAGAGGGCGTCAAACTCCAGTTCCAAAATTGCTCATTCGCAGGGGGATTCCGTTATATAATTGTATCGGCGTTTCATGTGGCGGTTTTGACCAACTTTGACACACTGCTGTGCGCGCGCCCTCATCGGTGTCAGCACGGGCGATGTTGTTTGGGCCCTCTTTACCGGTTCTTTGTACGGCCATCGTTGGTTCATCTT
The genomic region above belongs to Haloferax marinisediminis and contains:
- a CDS encoding glycosyltransferase family 2 protein, whose protein sequence is MSLQSVSDGEIQSGGAHNGQSAADVHKSGDELLLSRHSDITPTLSVVMPTLNEEGGIAECIDRIKNALEELQVYGEIVVADSSTDRTPEIAQEMGAIVIEPDKKGYGYAYLYAFERTRGDYIAMGDADTTYDFEELPKLLELVQSGEADMAMGSRLEGEILPGSMPPLHEHVGNPLLTKFLNVFYGAGVSDAHSGMRVFTRDAWETMECDSTGMEFASEMIMEAGAKDLEISEKPITYHPREGEANLESFPDGWRHVRFMLVNAPGYLFSAPGFGLSVVGLLALLLAWTGVELGGATFGIHTGIGGGLLTLAGFQLMMFGAFATVSSDPVRGSSDPFTTWFTKRLSLERGATIGAAVLLGGLAYGGFLAYTWVTSGFSALPIAVADVVATVAVVLGLQVMFGSFLLGSLNN